In Primulina eburnea isolate SZY01 chromosome 3, ASM2296580v1, whole genome shotgun sequence, one DNA window encodes the following:
- the LOC140826599 gene encoding SKP1-like protein 20 isoform X4, whose translation MADPRIRLLNRLYARKRKELKEREIQRNVEVEEEHADERSVDDLLSFINGGEGGILTDKCFTDSKGTRNSKNKKKNRRRKDHQKSIPSTCITISNGNAVDMNNKESNELNSAGSKPSRNGDSLPSHFDVTKLPVIGDDRFVPEDEFDDCDLDDDIDPALKEKIDREVADFARRLNSDWPERMQEILSLGQERRPPPLMNNGNGSSRRFTMLS comes from the exons ATGGCTGATCCTAGAATTCGGCTGTTGAATAGATTGTATGCCAGAAAGAGAAAAGAATTAAAAGAGAGGGAGATACAAAGG AATGTTGAAGTCGAAGAGGAGCATGCGGATGAGCGTTCAGTTGATGATCTCTTGTCATTTATTAATGGAGGCGAGGGAG GGATCCTTACAGATAAATGCTTCACAGATTCTAAAGGTACTCGtaattctaaaaataaaaagaagaaTCGTAGGAGGAAAGACCATCAAAAATCCATTCCTTCAACATGCATTACCATTTCAAACGGCAATGCTGTGGATATGAATAACAAG GAATCAAATGAGCTTAATTCTGCAGGCAGTAAGCCATCAAGAAATGGCGATTCTCTGCCCAGCCATTTTGATGTGACGAAGTTGCCAGTTATCGGAGATGATAGATTTGTGCCTGAAGATGAGTTTGATGATTGTGATTTAGATGATGACATTGACCCTGctttaaaagaaaaaatcgaTCG GGAGGTTGCTGACTTCGCAAGAAGATTAAATTCTGATTGGCCTGAAAGAATGCAAGAGATACTGTCTCTGGGTCAAGAGAGACGACCACCACCACTAATGAACAATGGAAATGGTTCATCGAGAAGATTTACAA
- the LOC140826599 gene encoding SKP1-like protein 20 isoform X1, translated as MADPRIRLLNRLYARKRKELKEREIQRNVEVEEEHADERSVDDLLSFINGGEGGILTDKCFTDSKGTRNSKNKKKNRRRKDHQKSIPSTCITISNGNAVDMNNKESNELNSAGSKPSRNGDSLPSHFDVTKLPVIGDDRFVPEDEFDDCDLDDDIDPALKEKIDREVADFARRLNSDWPERMQEILSLGQERRPPPLMNNGNGSSRRFTSIRYDNTTKHATEP; from the exons ATGGCTGATCCTAGAATTCGGCTGTTGAATAGATTGTATGCCAGAAAGAGAAAAGAATTAAAAGAGAGGGAGATACAAAGG AATGTTGAAGTCGAAGAGGAGCATGCGGATGAGCGTTCAGTTGATGATCTCTTGTCATTTATTAATGGAGGCGAGGGAG GGATCCTTACAGATAAATGCTTCACAGATTCTAAAGGTACTCGtaattctaaaaataaaaagaagaaTCGTAGGAGGAAAGACCATCAAAAATCCATTCCTTCAACATGCATTACCATTTCAAACGGCAATGCTGTGGATATGAATAACAAG GAATCAAATGAGCTTAATTCTGCAGGCAGTAAGCCATCAAGAAATGGCGATTCTCTGCCCAGCCATTTTGATGTGACGAAGTTGCCAGTTATCGGAGATGATAGATTTGTGCCTGAAGATGAGTTTGATGATTGTGATTTAGATGATGACATTGACCCTGctttaaaagaaaaaatcgaTCG GGAGGTTGCTGACTTCGCAAGAAGATTAAATTCTGATTGGCCTGAAAGAATGCAAGAGATACTGTCTCTGGGTCAAGAGAGACGACCACCACCACTAATGAACAATGGAAATGGTTCATCGAGAAGATTTACAA GCATAAGGTATGACAATACTACTAAGCATGCTACCGAGCCATAA
- the LOC140826599 gene encoding SKP1-like protein 20 isoform X3, whose product MADPRIRLLNRLYARKRKELKEREIQRNVEVEEEHADERSVDDLLSFINGGEGDSKGTRNSKNKKKNRRRKDHQKSIPSTCITISNGNAVDMNNKESNELNSAGSKPSRNGDSLPSHFDVTKLPVIGDDRFVPEDEFDDCDLDDDIDPALKEKIDREVADFARRLNSDWPERMQEILSLGQERRPPPLMNNGNGSSRRFTSIRYDNTTKHATEP is encoded by the exons ATGGCTGATCCTAGAATTCGGCTGTTGAATAGATTGTATGCCAGAAAGAGAAAAGAATTAAAAGAGAGGGAGATACAAAGG AATGTTGAAGTCGAAGAGGAGCATGCGGATGAGCGTTCAGTTGATGATCTCTTGTCATTTATTAATGGAGGCGAGGGAG ATTCTAAAGGTACTCGtaattctaaaaataaaaagaagaaTCGTAGGAGGAAAGACCATCAAAAATCCATTCCTTCAACATGCATTACCATTTCAAACGGCAATGCTGTGGATATGAATAACAAG GAATCAAATGAGCTTAATTCTGCAGGCAGTAAGCCATCAAGAAATGGCGATTCTCTGCCCAGCCATTTTGATGTGACGAAGTTGCCAGTTATCGGAGATGATAGATTTGTGCCTGAAGATGAGTTTGATGATTGTGATTTAGATGATGACATTGACCCTGctttaaaagaaaaaatcgaTCG GGAGGTTGCTGACTTCGCAAGAAGATTAAATTCTGATTGGCCTGAAAGAATGCAAGAGATACTGTCTCTGGGTCAAGAGAGACGACCACCACCACTAATGAACAATGGAAATGGTTCATCGAGAAGATTTACAA GCATAAGGTATGACAATACTACTAAGCATGCTACCGAGCCATAA
- the LOC140826599 gene encoding SKP1-like protein 20 isoform X2: protein MADPRIRLLNRLYARKRKELKEREIQRNVEVEEEHADERSVDDLLSFINGGEGGILTDKCFTDSKGTRNSKNKKKNRRRKDHQKSIPSTCITISNGNAVDMNNKESNELNSAGSKPSRNGDSLPSHFDVTKLPVIGDDRFVPEDEFDDCDLDDDIDPALKEKIDREVADFARRLNSDWPERMQEILSLGQERRPPPLMNNGNGSSRRFTIFQAWCH from the exons ATGGCTGATCCTAGAATTCGGCTGTTGAATAGATTGTATGCCAGAAAGAGAAAAGAATTAAAAGAGAGGGAGATACAAAGG AATGTTGAAGTCGAAGAGGAGCATGCGGATGAGCGTTCAGTTGATGATCTCTTGTCATTTATTAATGGAGGCGAGGGAG GGATCCTTACAGATAAATGCTTCACAGATTCTAAAGGTACTCGtaattctaaaaataaaaagaagaaTCGTAGGAGGAAAGACCATCAAAAATCCATTCCTTCAACATGCATTACCATTTCAAACGGCAATGCTGTGGATATGAATAACAAG GAATCAAATGAGCTTAATTCTGCAGGCAGTAAGCCATCAAGAAATGGCGATTCTCTGCCCAGCCATTTTGATGTGACGAAGTTGCCAGTTATCGGAGATGATAGATTTGTGCCTGAAGATGAGTTTGATGATTGTGATTTAGATGATGACATTGACCCTGctttaaaagaaaaaatcgaTCG GGAGGTTGCTGACTTCGCAAGAAGATTAAATTCTGATTGGCCTGAAAGAATGCAAGAGATACTGTCTCTGGGTCAAGAGAGACGACCACCACCACTAATGAACAATGGAAATGGTTCATCGAGAAGATTTACAA TTTTCCAAGCGTGGTGTCATTAG